A DNA window from Gigantopelta aegis isolate Gae_Host chromosome 4, Gae_host_genome, whole genome shotgun sequence contains the following coding sequences:
- the LOC121371607 gene encoding alpha-synuclein-like, giving the protein MKESNITKEGILGVSNITKEGYLGVSNITKEGILGVSDITKEGILGVSDITKEGILGVSDITKEGILGVSDITKEGILGVSNITKEGILGVSCRISSSHKYIHYRVTSQFIVSSLLMPTDKRAVCYVIQLT; this is encoded by the coding sequence ATGAAGGAAAGTAACATCACGAAGGAGGGTATCCTCGGTGTTAGTAACATCACGAAAGAGGGTTACCTCGGTGTTAGTAACATCACGAAGGAGGGTATCCTCGGTGTTAGTGACATCACGAAGGAGGGTATCCTCGGTGTTAGCGACATCACGAAGGAGGGTATCCTCGGTGTTAGCGACATCACGAAGGAGGGTATCCTCGGTGTTAGCGACATCACGAAGGAGGGTATCCTCGGTGTTAGTAACATCACGAAGGAGGGTATCCTCGGTGTTAGTTGTAGGATCTCTTCCTCACATAAGTATATACACTACAGAGTCACAAGCCAATTTATAGTCAGTTCGCTATTGATGCCAACGGACAAACGTGCAGTTTGTTACGTCATACAGTTGACCTAG